One genomic segment of Paenibacillus durus includes these proteins:
- the pheS gene encoding phenylalanine--tRNA ligase subunit alpha — translation MKEKLEALKVEALAKLQEVQDAQTLNDLRVKYLGKKGELTEVLRGMGSLSAEERPVIGQVANAVRSAIEEIIGSKQEAFQEQETLKRLQAEKVDVTLPGRRLPQGGIHPLNRVIQEIEDIFIGMGYRVAEGPEVETDYFNFEALNLPKNHPARDMQDSFYLTEELLMRTQTSPVQVRTMQSMGGEVPVKIICPGKVFRRDDDDATHSFQFHQIEGLVIGPNIRMSDLKGTLQQFVKEMFGPNTGIRLRPSFFPFTEPSVEVDVSCFKCGGHGCRLCKQSGWLEILGAGMVHPKVLEMGGYDPEKYSGFAFGMGAERIALLKYGIDDIRNFYINDMGFVKQFRGV, via the coding sequence ATGAAGGAAAAGTTGGAAGCATTGAAGGTTGAAGCGTTGGCGAAGCTGCAGGAGGTGCAGGACGCTCAGACGCTGAATGACCTGCGGGTAAAATATCTCGGTAAAAAAGGCGAGCTTACGGAGGTCCTGCGCGGCATGGGTTCACTCAGCGCGGAGGAGCGTCCGGTCATCGGACAGGTGGCGAATGCGGTGAGAAGCGCGATCGAGGAGATTATCGGCTCGAAGCAGGAAGCTTTTCAAGAGCAGGAAACGCTGAAGCGCCTGCAGGCGGAGAAGGTGGACGTTACGCTGCCGGGACGCCGTCTGCCTCAGGGCGGCATTCATCCGCTGAACAGAGTGATTCAGGAAATTGAGGATATCTTCATTGGCATGGGCTACCGTGTGGCTGAAGGCCCCGAGGTGGAGACGGATTATTTCAATTTCGAGGCGCTGAATCTGCCCAAGAATCATCCGGCCCGCGATATGCAGGATTCTTTCTATTTGACAGAGGAGCTGCTGATGCGCACCCAGACGTCTCCGGTACAGGTCCGCACCATGCAGTCGATGGGCGGCGAGGTTCCGGTCAAAATCATCTGCCCGGGCAAAGTATTCCGGCGTGATGACGACGACGCAACCCACTCTTTCCAGTTCCATCAAATTGAAGGACTGGTCATCGGGCCGAATATCCGCATGAGCGACTTGAAGGGTACGCTTCAGCAGTTCGTTAAGGAAATGTTCGGACCGAACACGGGCATTCGGCTTCGTCCGAGCTTCTTCCCTTTCACCGAACCAAGTGTGGAGGTCGACGTAAGCTGCTTCAAATGCGGCGGACATGGCTGCAGATTATGTAAGCAATCGGGCTGGCTGGAAATTCTGGGCGCCGGCATGGTGCATCCGAAGGTTCTGGAAATGGGCGGTTACGACCCTGAAAAATACAGCGGATTCGCCTTTGGCATGGGCGCGGAGCGAATCGCGTTGCTGAAATACGGTATTGATGACATCCGTAATTTCTACATCAACGATATGGGCTTTGTCAAACAGTTCAGAGGCGTGTAG